One genomic window of Halobellus limi includes the following:
- a CDS encoding polyprenyl synthetase family protein — translation MEYLERRVSMVEERLEAVIEAVDPPELSDEVAHVALAGGKRVRPAVTILACEACGGDPDDAVDFAVAIELVHNASLVIDDIIDRSDVRRGTASAWAEYGYGPAIIASDGLLGEAFALLSRNDHATQIVAESMVELGEGEATELVARPTDEGEYMGLARRKTGALFRAAAELGAVAADADPFTIEAFGEYAERVGVAFQIRDDVLDATADADDLGKPTGQDAEMDRPSLVQVTGLSAEEANRRAHDQSEQALDALAASEVDDSEPLGYLQDLAEFVVVRER, via the coding sequence ATGGAGTATCTGGAGCGTCGCGTTTCGATGGTCGAAGAGCGCCTCGAGGCGGTCATCGAGGCGGTCGACCCTCCGGAGCTATCCGACGAGGTCGCACACGTCGCGCTCGCGGGCGGCAAGCGGGTCCGGCCGGCCGTGACGATCCTCGCCTGTGAGGCCTGCGGCGGCGACCCCGACGACGCGGTCGACTTCGCGGTCGCGATCGAACTCGTGCACAACGCCTCGCTCGTCATCGACGACATCATCGACCGCTCGGACGTCCGCCGCGGGACGGCGAGCGCGTGGGCGGAGTACGGGTACGGCCCCGCGATAATCGCCTCCGACGGCCTGCTGGGGGAGGCGTTCGCGCTGCTGTCGCGGAACGACCACGCGACGCAGATCGTCGCCGAGTCGATGGTCGAACTCGGCGAGGGCGAGGCCACCGAACTCGTCGCTCGCCCCACGGACGAGGGCGAGTACATGGGCCTCGCCCGCCGGAAGACCGGGGCGCTGTTCCGCGCCGCGGCCGAACTCGGCGCGGTCGCCGCCGACGCGGACCCGTTCACGATCGAGGCGTTCGGCGAGTACGCCGAGCGGGTCGGCGTCGCGTTCCAGATCCGCGACGACGTCCTCGACGCGACGGCCGACGCCGACGACCTCGGGAAGCCGACCGGTCAGGACGCGGAGATGGACCGCCCGTCGCTGGTGCAGGTCACCGGACTCTCCGCCGAGGAGGCGAACCGGCGGGCCCACGACCAGTCCGAACAGGCGCTAGACGCGCTCGCGGCGTCGGAAGTCGACGACAGCGAGCCGCTGGGCTACCTCCAGGACCTCGCGGAGTTCGTCGTCGTCCGCGAGCGGTAG
- a CDS encoding TRAM domain-containing protein: MSDCPLADDCPRYSERIDGMGCQYYGDRGGAEWCNNYDQPIRDLKAQPVKPGEEVVVDVDDIHESGAGVGRTDDGFIVLVDGLLPEARAVVRIDRVKSNHATAKTVVERLPLDGDEETDDEGESGSDGDGDDASDAGDGSESESEETSGPGRPTALGSRDNFWGG, encoded by the coding sequence ATGTCTGACTGTCCGCTGGCCGACGACTGTCCCCGGTATTCGGAGCGAATCGACGGGATGGGATGTCAGTACTACGGCGACCGCGGCGGCGCGGAGTGGTGTAACAACTACGACCAGCCGATCCGCGACCTGAAGGCGCAGCCAGTCAAGCCCGGCGAGGAGGTCGTCGTCGACGTCGACGACATCCACGAGAGCGGCGCCGGCGTGGGGCGGACCGACGACGGCTTCATCGTCCTCGTCGACGGACTCCTGCCGGAGGCGCGCGCGGTCGTCCGCATCGACCGCGTGAAGTCGAACCACGCCACCGCGAAGACGGTCGTCGAACGCCTGCCGCTCGACGGCGACGAGGAGACGGACGACGAGGGCGAGAGCGGATCCGACGGCGACGGGGACGACGCCTCCGACGCCGGCGACGGTTCGGAGTCCGAGAGCGAGGAGACCTCCGGCCCGGGACGGCCGACCGCGCTCGGCAGCCGAGACAACTTCTGGGGCGGGTAG
- a CDS encoding DUF373 family protein has protein sequence MLLVLCVDLDDDLGRKTGLETPVVGRDAVESAAVSLATADPEDSDVNVLFQGIHEYDELAADPDVEEEVTVAAVTGTQGGDVKANRAIGEEIDRVLAGLSTGENVSAIVITDGAQDESVLPIVRSRVPIDSVRRVVVRQAQDLESIYYTMKQVLADPETRGTILVPLGILLLIYPFVTIASFFDVPGAVVLGVISALLGLYTLFRGLGLEDAVDDTASRVRDVLYEGRVTLITYVAAAALIVVGGFRGYALFETARASVSDPIPPLIALAALVHGAVQWFAAAGVTSSLGQVTDEYLADRFKWRYLNAPFYVVAIAVVLYVVSGFFLPASIDGVRSFSLTQLAIGLTAGTLLGVFSTLAFAIAESRFPTAAEAAQG, from the coding sequence ATGCTTCTGGTCCTCTGCGTCGACCTCGACGACGACCTCGGCCGCAAGACGGGGCTGGAGACGCCGGTCGTCGGCCGCGACGCCGTCGAGTCGGCCGCCGTCTCACTGGCGACCGCGGACCCGGAGGACTCCGACGTCAACGTGCTGTTTCAAGGGATCCACGAGTACGACGAACTCGCCGCCGACCCCGACGTCGAAGAGGAGGTGACCGTCGCCGCCGTCACGGGCACTCAGGGCGGCGACGTGAAGGCCAACCGCGCGATCGGCGAGGAGATCGACCGCGTGCTCGCGGGCCTGTCGACCGGCGAGAACGTCAGCGCCATCGTCATCACCGACGGCGCCCAGGACGAGTCGGTGCTGCCGATCGTCCGCTCGCGCGTCCCCATCGACAGCGTCCGCCGGGTCGTCGTCCGGCAGGCGCAGGACCTCGAATCGATCTACTACACGATGAAGCAGGTCCTCGCCGACCCCGAGACACGCGGGACGATCCTCGTGCCGCTCGGCATCCTGCTCCTCATCTACCCGTTCGTCACGATCGCGAGCTTCTTCGACGTGCCCGGCGCGGTGGTTCTGGGCGTCATCTCGGCGCTTCTGGGGCTCTACACGCTCTTCCGCGGACTCGGACTCGAAGACGCCGTCGACGACACCGCGAGTCGCGTCCGCGACGTCCTCTACGAGGGCCGCGTCACGCTCATCACCTACGTCGCCGCCGCCGCGCTCATCGTCGTGGGCGGCTTCCGCGGGTACGCGCTCTTCGAGACCGCGAGGGCGAGCGTCAGCGACCCGATCCCGCCGCTCATCGCCCTGGCGGCGCTCGTCCACGGGGCCGTCCAGTGGTTCGCGGCCGCCGGCGTCACCTCCAGTCTCGGACAGGTGACCGACGAGTACCTCGCCGACCGGTTCAAGTGGCGGTACCTCAACGCGCCCTTCTACGTCGTCGCCATCGCCGTCGTCCTCTACGTCGTCTCGGGCTTCTTCCTCCCGGCGAGCATCGACGGCGTCCGGTCGTTCTCGCTGACGCAACTGGCGATCGGTCTCACCGCCGGGACGCTTCTGGGCGTGTTCAGCACGCTCGCGTTCGCGATCGCGGAGTCGCGGTTCCCGACGGCCGCGGAGGCCGCGCAGGGGTGA
- a CDS encoding radical SAM protein, whose translation MISKGCEQCAKGGKMVLFVYGYCDQRDCFYCPLGENRKNVTDVYANERLVESDDDVLEEAHRMDALGTSITGGEPQEAMERTCHYLSLLKDEFGEDHHTHLYTGITGGRENMRRLSEAGLDEIRFHPPYELWGDLHGTEWEEILHVAREEGLTPAFEIPGIRAEEEFLEFLDEGAAEFCNINEFEMSDGNYRRMQEQGYELQEGHMSAVDGSKEEILDAMGDHERVYFCTSVFKDAAQHRNRLKRMARTIRRPFDEVTDDGTLVYGKTWVGSDTLDALGVPEEFYSVKSEHVEVAWWLLEEMIEEGDVSEGEIVEQYPTADGTVVERTPLA comes from the coding sequence ATGATCTCGAAGGGCTGTGAGCAGTGCGCGAAAGGCGGAAAGATGGTGCTCTTCGTCTACGGCTACTGCGACCAGCGCGACTGCTTTTACTGCCCGCTCGGCGAGAACCGAAAGAACGTCACCGACGTCTACGCCAACGAGCGCCTCGTCGAGTCCGACGACGACGTCCTCGAGGAGGCCCACCGGATGGACGCCCTCGGCACCTCGATCACCGGCGGCGAACCCCAGGAGGCCATGGAGCGGACCTGTCACTACCTCTCGCTTTTGAAAGACGAGTTCGGCGAGGACCACCACACGCACCTCTACACCGGGATCACCGGCGGCCGGGAGAACATGCGCCGGCTCTCCGAAGCGGGCCTCGACGAGATTCGCTTTCACCCGCCGTACGAACTGTGGGGCGACCTCCACGGCACCGAGTGGGAGGAGATCCTCCACGTCGCCCGTGAGGAGGGGCTCACGCCGGCGTTCGAGATTCCGGGCATCCGCGCCGAAGAGGAGTTCTTGGAGTTCCTCGACGAGGGCGCCGCCGAGTTCTGCAATATAAACGAGTTCGAGATGAGCGACGGCAACTACCGCCGGATGCAGGAGCAGGGCTACGAACTCCAGGAGGGCCACATGTCAGCCGTCGACGGGTCGAAAGAGGAGATCCTCGATGCGATGGGCGACCACGAGCGCGTGTACTTCTGTACCTCCGTGTTCAAAGACGCCGCCCAGCACCGCAACCGACTGAAGCGGATGGCGCGGACGATCCGGCGTCCCTTCGACGAGGTGACCGACGACGGCACGCTCGTCTACGGCAAGACGTGGGTCGGCTCGGACACGCTCGACGCGCTCGGCGTCCCCGAGGAGTTCTACTCGGTGAAATCCGAGCACGTCGAGGTCGCGTGGTGGCTCCTAGAGGAAATGATCGAGGAGGGCGACGTCTCCGAGGGCGAGATCGTCGAGCAGTACCCGACCGCCGACGGGACCGTGGTCGAGCGGACGCCGCTGGCCTGA